DNA sequence from the Pedobacter sp. W3I1 genome:
CTTGGGTATTGATGGCTGGAGAACAAATACCCGTGCAAATTGCAGAAAAGGATGGATTTCCTTATGTTGGCATGAGGCAGCGACCTGCTCAAATTGGTGGAACAACGCCAACTGAAGTGATCGCAGAAGCGGTGGGCCTGGATATTGCAGACCTTAGCTTGAATGGCTGGGCAATTCAGACCGTAAAAACGGAAGTAGGTCACCTGATGGTGCCTGTCAAAAATCTGGAAGCGCTGGAAAAGGCAGTATTAAATAAAAAACTTTTGAAACAAGCCTCAACTAGATTTGGGTTTGAGGGTTGTTATCTTTTTACGACCGATCACCCTGATCAGCGTTATCTGGCCGAAGCACGTTTCTTTAATCCAAGTATAGGTATTGATGAAGATCCGGCTACCGGAACGGCAGCTGGTCCATTAACAGGTTACCTTGAAACGCTTGGCTTCATTGAAAGGCACAAAGACTACAGCATATTACAAGGAAAATTTGTCAATCAACCATCTACTATCCAGGTTAGAGTGGTAGATGAGGGAATCTGGGTCAGCGGATCATCGGTGATCGTAATGGAAGGCGGACTGTATCTATCAGAATAGGTTGCTATAACTTAGCAGGTTTGGTACAGCGTCTTCCCACGCCATAGTTTCTAACACAGGGCACAATCTACCTGTTAATTTGT
Encoded proteins:
- a CDS encoding PhzF family phenazine biosynthesis protein translates to MKKIDYYVLDVFTDQKFKGNQLSVVCTDGELKLEQYYDIAREFGYSETSFINFSAGTKALNVRSFTPARFEITGAGHNLLGAVCLALLKKWDIFSEQKGNTWVLMAGEQIPVQIAEKDGFPYVGMRQRPAQIGGTTPTEVIAEAVGLDIADLSLNGWAIQTVKTEVGHLMVPVKNLEALEKAVLNKKLLKQASTRFGFEGCYLFTTDHPDQRYLAEARFFNPSIGIDEDPATGTAAGPLTGYLETLGFIERHKDYSILQGKFVNQPSTIQVRVVDEGIWVSGSSVIVMEGGLYLSE